Genomic segment of Euleptes europaea isolate rEulEur1 chromosome 21, rEulEur1.hap1, whole genome shotgun sequence:
AGAAACCTTGAGGCCCGCTTCGAAGGCCTCGCCAACCGAGGTAGGAACACTGGTGTGATTGGAGTAGAGCTTCAGCATCGGGATAGCGAACCGGCGGTAGAACTCCTCGTTCTCCAGCTCGAATTTGCTGCGGAAGGCCGAGATGAGCCGGACGAAGGGGTCGCGgacaaagaggaacttggtaTATTTCttcagcttgatcttcatgaggTGGCGGGAGAACTTGCCGTAGCGGCGCCAAAATTTGTTGAAGGTGAAGTGAGTGCTGGAGTTGTGGACGTGCTCGCGGGGGATATCCAAGGGGTCGACGTAAGGGACACCCTGGTCCATTAAGCTCTCGCTCAGCACAATCATCACCCGCTTCCAGTTGGTGCATGCCACTTTGGGGACGTAGCAATAAATGACGCCATGACGGTCGTCGACTATCAGGTGGTTCAGCTCGTAGTTGGGAATGTCCTCAAACGAGCGGTACTTGGTCGGGAAGGCAAAGCTGGAATTGGCACAGAATTCCCTCAGAGTCTTCCTTCTCTCGGCCTGTATCTTCTCTTGGTCCAGCATCGTTCGGGCATCACGAGTAGACCAGTCATAACCTCTCACATTCTCCTCCAAGTTGTTGACAACAGGCCGGCTCGAAGCCTGCAAAGGCGGTTGCTCCGTTTTCCGGTTGACACGGTCCCTCAGTTCAGAAGTCAGGAGTTTCTCTAAAAACTCATCGACGTCCGACAGAGAGCCTCGGCCGTCATCCTTAACAACAGTAGGAAGCACCCCATGATGCCTGGAGAAGGATGTGTGTAGGTAGAAGTGAGCCGTTCCCACGTTATCCCAGTACACGATAATCAGCAGGATCATGAAAACAGAGCCCACCACCACCGAAAGACGGAACAGCCGCGCTTTGGTCATCCTGGTCAGCAGTTTCAGAGGTTACTTTCCGCTCAGTTCACCTCCGGCTCGAGGGGAAACATCTGAAACACAGCATGGTGCTTCGTGGGTGGTCTGGATCCTGCAAGGATATCAAAAGGAAAATGAAATGgctttttccccccacacacaaaatagacAGAGGACAGCGTGGGCAGAAATCGTCCTTTCAAACTGAACCTCCAACATGAACATATGAATCCGCCTAATGCCAAAtcgagagtcagcatggtgtggtggttatgGTGTCGGACTAGGgcccgggaaacccaggttcaaatccccactcgcgccatggaagcttgctgggtgacctcagctcCAACcatggttcgtatttggatgtgagacctctaaggaataccatggatgtggaggcaggcaatggcaaaccacctcccaatgtctcttgccttgaaaacccaacaaacACATCAGCCGTACAGACTTTGGCTAGATTCGAACCGGACCACCGGAGAGAGCCACTTCtgacttccttttcctttccttttatcccttaaaagctctttgatccattgatatatatctagtgtttgagggatataaggactgaaacgaatcttgccactgacaatgtagccttgggatccctattgcttagtagaaaaggcattatgtcagacacagaggcattagatttgtatgttaaaaggggggagatataatgtgatcgaagttcctcgtaaaagcggcattgctTCCGACTTCCGGCGTGATACTGCAGGACGCCCAAGGACACGTGCTTCGTTAactgattttatttttccttgttttagCGTTTAATTGGCTTTTAACGAGGGCTCctatttgtctctttttatcTGCCAAGGCCTGTTTTAAGTTTATTTAAGCCTTTATCTTCGTTTTGCTGTTTTATTGGCTCCGTTTCTGATTGTGAGACTATAGACGCTTAAGGCTCGTTTCACATTCAGAGTTTTTAACCTTGCTTTATTTTACTTCTActccccttttctccctttctttggaccctttccccattttaataTTTTCATTCCCGGCTTGACGGCCGTGTCCAGCCGGAGCTCCGACAAAGAATTCTAATTTTATTCTTCTATTTGCATTTTACAGCCCAATCTTATCCTGCTTTGGACTGTTTTATCAGTCTGCTACAAGCTACaaggcttgaaaaccctacagggtcgccataagtcgagggtctgattcaggataatgCAGCTTCATATATGTGTATTCATGtgctgggagccagtgtgatgtagtgttaagagcagtggtttggagcggaggagtctgatctggagaaccgggtttcatcccccactcctccacatgagtggcggctaatctggtgaactggatttgtttccccactcctacacaaagccagctgggtgaccttgggcaagtcacagctctgttagagctctctcagccccacctacctcggagggtgtctgatgtggggaggggaagggaaggtgattgtgagccggtttgagtctcccttaaatggtggagaaagtcggcatataaaaaccaactttcttattcttattcttcttcaaatcaaatgttgggaggggaagggaaggtgattgtaagctggtttgagtcccttaagtggtagagaaagttggcatataaaaaccaactcttcttcttcttcttcccaatatTAGAGAGAGAAATGTGCAAAAGACAgaattgcctactcaggctgacagcggctctccagggtctcaagaggaCCCTGGGAGTGGGTCCGATGTCactacctggtcctttgaaccggaggtgccggggattgaacctgggaccttcggcttgccaagcagatgctctgccactgagccacggccccctcctgTAAAGGGAGAAAATTAACaccgcaatcctaaacagactgacAGCCTGCGCTCAGAAGAGAGTCACTCTGTGTAAGAAAGTAACATAAGTAAAGGGGCTTGATATACTAAGTCATAAACAGTACATTTTATGTGGCTGACGCATTAAAATAAATGTAAGTCCGATAAGAAAGTAtgatatggccatctgtcagcaatgctgattctatgaacttgggcagttcatgggaggggggcatcctggccatcttctgggcactgggggtgtgtgggggagggagctgtgagtttcctgcattgtgcggggggttggactagatgaccctggtggtccctttcaactctatatttcattttccctccaaatttccacctccccaccctttccccccatggcttcaaaatgcaCATCTCCAAACATGGAAGATCAGCCCGCAGGATGAGACGCCGAGGAAGAATTACACCTGCGTGGAGCAATTTTGAAGCGGATCGCAGTGTGCAATCAAGCCCTACGGAAAACGGGCAGGCATTTTCGTTCTGCATTTGCGCATACACCTCACGGGCCATTTCACACCTTATGCAGCCACCAAACATAAGAGTTGTTCTTTTTAAACAAGGTGTGACAATCACAATGGGCCGTTGGCGGGTGTCCAGGTATAACAATGAGTTTGCATGCATACCTCATTGGGTTTGGCCTTTCTGGGGGGTGCATTCCCAACCGAGTCACAAGTCAGAACACCGCGTTCTGGTGTTCTGTGCCCCCTCGGTGCGCACAGGCCCGATTCAGATCGCGACCTTCCTTCCCACGCCCTGAAAAAAGATCCTGGAAGCCATGTTTGCCTGGAGGGAAAACTTGACACGCACGTGTAAATTGCACCAAGGGGGCTGCTTTGGGTCGGGGGAAATGGCATCTGGGGAAGGACGGAGCCCGCGCTCTCCCTGGGCCACAGTCCTgatcggggaggggccgtggctcagtggtagagcctctgcttggcctgcagaaggtcccaggttcaatccccggcatctccagttaaagggaccaggcaaggaggtgatgtgaaagacctccgcctgagaccctggagagccgctgccggtctgaggagacaatactaactttgaaaaaccaagggtctgagtcagtgtaaggctgcttcatgtgtgtcGCTGGTTACTCTGCCTTTTTCGGGTTGCGATGCTGTCATACCCCGGGCGTTGCCTCAACAACTTCCTCAGTTTCTGCTTTTCATTTCCTCGGAATAACAGCCCGCAACGGCCTGCCGCCAACCTAGCTTTGCAACCCCCCTGCCAAAAGCCTTGCATTTGGTGCAAGAAATAATTCTGGAATGCACTTTCTTTTGCACATACCcccagaagaattttctaacagtgcggttcctcagtggaacgggcttcctcgggaggtggggagcgctccttccctggaggctttgaagcagaggctagagggccatctgtcagcaaggctgattctttgacctttggcagatcgtgagagggagggcatcttggacatcttgcgggcatggagtaagggccactgggggtgtggggggaggtaattgtgaatgccctgcactgtgcagggggttggactagatgaccctggtggtcccttccaactctatgattctagaagaagagttggtttttatatgccgactttctctaccacttaaggaagaatcaaactgacttacaatcaccttcccttcccctccccacaaccgacaccctgtaaggtaggttggggctcagagaattgtgactagcccaaggtcacccagctggctacatgtctaggagtgggaaagccaacccggttctccagatcagcgtccgccgctcatgtggaggagcagggaatcaaaccaggttctccagatcagagtgcactgctccaaaccaccactcttcaccactacaccacgctggcgactGAGGGCTTgttttcactggggggggggggcattgagaGCTGACTGACACTTGAATGGTCatgcaaaagacctcagcctgggacctagtatccattttgactagtagccttgaatgcccctctcctccatgaacatgtccactcccctcttccagccttccaagttggcaaccatcaccacatcctggggcagggagtcccacagtttaTGCGCTGTGTTTGTTGTTTTAGGCCCGGTCCTTCCTCGGAGGCCGAAGCTGTTCCAGCTCCAAGATTGCCGAGCTGCCCCTcgcccaaataaaataaaaagggaagcaTTTCTCCCACCCCGCCAGGCCAGAAAGCGGCCCATGCCCCCCTAGCCCGGCGCCCAAGCTCCGATGCCATCGCCATGGCAACGACATCTCTCCCACACACCTGCTTCTCAAGTGGTACCTGCCCTACCTCAAGCACCTACCCAGCCCACTCCAGTCtgttcctgtgttccaaagtatcCCAAGCTGGAAGGTGCACAAAATCTAGTCTTTTTCCACTTGCGAATGCGGACTTCCAAATTTTACCAGAGCCGAGGGTCTTTTTCCCAGATCaccatgaacgcatgaagctgctttatactgaatcagacccctggtccatcaaagtcagtattgtctgctcagaccggaagcggctctccagggtctcaggcagacgtctttcacatcacctacctgcctggtcattttaactggaaatgccggggattgaacctgggaacttctgcatgccaagcagaggctctaccacgaagccatggcccctctccatggctctctagcgtcacaggggtctttcccatcacctccttgcctagtgccttcaactggagatgctggagattgaacctgggaccttctgcattccaagcagaggctctaccacggagccatggcccctctccatggctctccagcgtcgcaggggtctttcccatcacctactcgcctggtccctttaactggagatgccgaggattgaacctgggacccttctgcatgccaagcagaggctctaccacggaaCCACGGCCCCTCTCAATGGTTCTCCAGCGtcacaggggtctttcccatcacctcctggtctttcccatcacctcccatcacctccttgcctggtccctttaactggagaggccgaggattgaacctgggacccttctgcacgccaagcagaggctctaccacggagccacggcccctcccctcaaaaagcTCGGTCCAGGGATCTGGCCATCCCTGTCCGAAGCAACTTCTGGCCTAAAGGGACAGGTCACGAATCTCCCAGAGCCACAGCGGTGAGATGGATCCTTCCCAAAAAAGCAAATGGCTCTTTAgatgccgtgggggggggggcacaagagaCGACCCCCCCCCGTTTTGCGACCCTCCAAGCCGCCGCCCCCCTCTCCCACCGCGGCCATCGCTCCTCGCCCGCTCCGTCCGCGCGCACCGGACATTCCCCGGGCGCCCCGCGGCGGCGGCGTGCGGGCCGAGCGGGGAGCCCTCGGGGGAATGTCCGGTGGGGCGTCCGGGCATCCCGCGGAGGGGCGATCGGGAGCCGCGCGGGTGGGGAGGTCGGGAGCGCGCGccccggtccccccccccccccgaggcatcCAGGTGGGAGGCTGGAGCGCAGCCCCGGGATGCTCGCCGGTCCCCATTGCGCACGGAGGGGCGCGCTCGGGGCGGCTGGTCCCCCTCgccctcgggggtggggggctctccccccctccccgccccagcccGGCTCCCCCTCCTCACCTCCTGCCCGGGGCTGCTCGACGGGCGGCGGAGGCGCTTCCCCGACAAGGAGCCCGCCAGCGGCTCCTCCTCCGGCCGCTCCTGCGCCGCCCCTTCTCGCGAGAAAGGCcggcctgcggagggtggggggcCCGCCACGCAGCCGGGGACGGGGGGGGTCGATGCCgggttcccaacctcccggtggggcctggtgatctcccggtgggggctggagatctcccggaacgCCGGCGGGGGCTGCAGGCTGCGGGGGTGCGTCCCGCTGGGAGGGGATGCGCGCTTGGGCGAGGGGGGAGCCGGCGGCGGTcgagctggagggcgagagattcaaagcaggtgaaaaggaagcattttttttcacACCACGCGACAACTCCGTCCTGGACATAAGAGCATAAGGGAAACCAGGCTTGGCCGCACCACGGTCCATCCAgcccagcggtctgttcacacaggggccgaccgggggcctctaggaagcccctctCCCGTAAtgctcccataatactagaatgcggggtcctCGGCTGAAggtggagggcgagagattcaaaacagataaaagaaagtcttttttcacacaacgcagagttcaattgtggaactccctgctccaggatgtggggatggcggccagcttggagggctttaagaggggagtggacatatccaTGGAGAAAAGTtagaacggatactagtcatgctgcatgcctactctctctagtatcagaggagcaggcctattattttgggtgcggtggaacccaggcaggataaatgctgctgcagtcgtcttctttgtgggcttcctggaggcacctggttggccgctgtgtggacagactgctggacttgatgggcctggatcggatccagcagggcctttcttatgttgttatgctcctcaggctccacgcaccggatcttcaggaatttcccgacctggagttggcaaccctagagaggggaCCAGAGTTAGGGTtcccggctccaggttgggaaagacctggaggtttggggggcggagcctgaggaggggagggacttcgatgctgttgagtccgattgccaaaggggccgttttctgcagggggactgatctctgtcggctggagatcagttataatagtgggagatctccagctggtacctggaggttggcagccctaaccagagTCCTGCGGTTGGGTTGATTCTCATGCCCGCAGCAGGCAAAGTGACCCATGTCTATGATACgattggggtttggggaagggaggaatcacagtggggtataatgccgaagtgtccaccctctgaagcatctGTTCccgccagaggaactgacctctgtcatctgttGCAATTATtattcaattattattattattattagaagaagaacaggaggaggaggaggaggagttggtttttatatgccgactttctctagcacttaaggcagaatcaaaccggcttacaatcgccttcccctccccacaaaagacaccctgtgaggtaggtggggctgagagagctgtgactagcccaaggtcacccagctggcttcgtgtggaggagtggggaaaccaacccggttcaccagattggcgtctgctgctcatgtggaagagtggggaatcaaacccggttctccagatcagactcaaccgctccaaatcaccgctcttaaccactacaccacgctggctcttagactTATAGccagccctccccagcaaaagctgggctcagggcggctcacacagtaatataaataaatgataaaacaCAATCAAAGATCTCCCATTTCCCCCTGCTTCGAAACCCATTGGAGACCCTCTCCTGCTCATCCCCAGCTGCCCAcgttccttctctccctccgccGCCCCGCCCGGCCAGAATGATCTCACCCTTTgccaaaaaaagggaaaagggttTTGcaaaccaaatatatatatatatatatatatctgactGGAGACACATCAGCAGTTCGGGCCAGGACAGCGGAGAACCTGGAGACGGTCCATCGGAGATGAAGGGCTCTTCTGTTGTGCCTCATTCACCCGCTGATCTTTCTCTTCACCCTGCTaagatccaacccccccccctcaaaaatgcTGCTTTCTACTGAGAAAAAAAGTACAGTTTCTTTCTGACAGCTCCCCATGCCCACCCGGCAGCTCTTTCACGCTTCTGAATCCTTGCTAACCCAAAGAAAGgttctgccaccaccaccccacccggGAGCTGGCTTTCCCCTCTTGGCTTCGGCACCCCAGAGAGAAGGAGAAGGTTGGTATAATGCCGTagtgtccaccctctgaagcatctGTTCccgccagaggaactgacctctgtcatctgttgcaattaattaatttattattattattgttattattattattattattattagaagaagaagaagaagaagaagagttggtttttatatgccgactttctctagcacttaaggcagaatcaaaccggcttacaatcgccttcccttccccaccacagacaccctgtgaggttggtggggctgagagaactgtgaccagcccaaggtccccccccccctcgtgtggaggagcggggaaaccaacccggttcgccagatcagcctccgccgctcatgtggaggagtgggggattacatccggttctccagattggagtccatcgctccaaaccaccgctcttaaccactacgttaCCCGCCCAGCAAGCATCAGGCCAGATGATCCAAGAGAGAGAATCCAAGTGGGTTAAGTCAAACGAAGCCACATTTATTATAGGAAAACGCGTCTGTGCAGTTAGGAAACAAAGGCGATCGCCAGCTGAGCGTCTCACGGGCATATATCAAAATCCTGGCCCCCGAGTACATAACCATATAAAGTCACCATCGTGTTGCTGCTTCGGCCTAGGCTTAAAGCAGGGGTCTCCGACGGCAGGCAACGCATTCCCCATCCTGGACCCAGGGGAAAAGAAAGCCCGGGAAAGTGCAAATGGTTTTGGGAGAGGGTCGCGGCATCTTCATTTGACCGCTAAGGCCGCCTTTGGTACGACTGGCTCGTTCCTTTCCTCTGCCTgatccccagaagctaaaatgctTTTTGGCAAAGTAGGAGCCTCTTGccggaaggagaggggaaaaaaatctctccCGTCTTCCCTCCTTTATTTAGTCTCCTTTATTTAGTCTTCGGTAGATTTCTCAGTTTGGCGCCCGGATGCTGTTTCTCTGCAGGCCCTGAGTGCGAAAGAAGACAAACTTCTGATCAGGTTCTTGAATGCTATTCGCCTCACCTCAAGCACGGTGGAGAGAAAGAGCTTTTTCCTCCTCTGCCACCATCCTAGGTTTCAAGTTCCTGGGCGGACGAAAGaaaaacatttcttcacacaacacaagaTGCAGGGTCAACTAGGAGGAGGCAAATAGATCTGTAGTGGATgaatctatcagtggctattggCCATGATGGCTCggtggaacctccatgctcagaggcagtgtaccttatAAACACCAATTGCCCAGGAGAAGCCTATTGTCTTTTCTGTCCAGCTCgtgggcttcccagagacacctggttggccactgagaggaacaggatgctggactagatagtcTGGGTTTTTTCTTaaagttctttttatttttaccttCAGCGAGCCTCCAGGTACAGAGGCCGTCTACCTCTGAGTGTCAGATGCCGGAGATTGACGGTCACGCCCTGGTTGTAAAGTAACAGGAGGTCGGTGGCTAGTCAAGACAGAGCGCTGGACTTTGCTCTGACCCAGCCACAAGATGACCTGtctagtttatatatatatatatatatatatatacatatatatatacatatatatatatatatatatatatacacacacacacacatacacacacatacatacatatacatacacacacacacacacacacacacacacacacatatatatatatatatatatatatatatatatatacattttattaaatttttataacacacaacaaaacaatacaataataaaaaattacaataaaaagaaaaaacaaaatattaaaaaaaatacacaagagtatctttatatactaattattacTTTCATATTTATCAAACCATTGAATTCAAAAAGGGGGTATGACCTGTCTAGTGAAGAACTATTCCCAAAATCCGCGAGAAAATATTTGGAAATGGAGAATCCCATGAGTCagagaggaaaaaatggaaagCACGCGACTTAAGCAGCACGGGAAACCGGTCCCACAGAAAACTGGCCAAAGAAAATCCTGGCTGGAAACACTATATTCCAATGCGTACAGGATATGCAGGTTCCAGAGAGTTCAAGTCATGTAAAGTAGCAAATCCCACATCGTCCTCGTTGCCttacaattatttacaattatTCCTGGGCATATCAGGATCGGGAGGCTGTCTGCAAAAGCCGCCTCTCCGAGAATATCCTTCTGGCCAGAGGCCAGAAGTAGAAACTGATTCAGATTGCTGCCAGCGGCACGTTACAATATGTAATTTGGCATATGGCTGTTAAAATATTGACGGTCCCCCTGCTGGACTGGGCCGggggtccgtctagtccagcatcctgtctcgcacggtggccaaccaattcctctggagggcccgcaacagggcatagaagctaaGGCCTTCACAAGaacatccctgctggatcagagcagtggtccgtctagtccagcatcctgttgctCACGGCGGCCAACCAATTGCCCCGGAAAGGACAACGAGCAGAGCGTAGAGACCAAGGCCtccgatgttgcctcctagcacagaGATTCggaagttgactgcctctggatgtggaggttccctttagtcaccgtggctgGTAGCCCCTGATGGCTCTCTCCTCCAGAAGCAACCGAATTCCCCTTTTGAAGCCATTGCTACACCCAGCAGCAGTGAGTTCCACCGCTGAATGACTCATTGAGTAATCAGGTGGAGATGTTCCTTGATAGGAGAACCACTCAACGTTCATCTGGTGCCCTCAAAAAGGGAGAGACCCAAGccaatcctttcccccccccccgtgaagtcacagctgacttatggcaacccagtagggttttcaaggcaagaggcgttcagaggtggtttggccactgcctgcctctgcgtagcgaccctagattcccatggtggtctcccatctaaacactaaccaaggccaacacCCGGcgcagcttctgagatctggcgagactgggctagcctgatccccatccagatcagggcagacacaagcagagatggtttgccatagaatcatagagttggaagggaccaccagggtcatctagtccaaccccctgcacaatgcaggagattcactactacccccccacaccccagtgacccctactgtatgcccagaagatggccaagatgccctccctctcatgatctgtctaaggtcacagaatcagcgttgctgacaggtggccatctagcctctgcttcaaaacctccaggggaggagagctcaccacctcccgaggaagcctgttccactgaggaaccgctccaactgttagaaagttcttcctaatgtctagacggaaactctttgggtctaatttcaacccgttggttctggtccgaccttctggggcaacagaagacaactcggcaccctcctctatatgacagcccttcaagtccttgaaggtggttatcatgtcccctctcagtcttctcctccccaggctaaactccttcaacctttcctcatcggacttggtctcccacccaagtaccaaccagcgccgaccctgcttagcttccaagttcagaCGAGACCGGGCCGGCCTGGGCGATCCAGGGCAGGGCGGGCCAACCCATAAGGTTGCTTAAGCAGGTGGACCCAAGCTGACCACGGAACCGACCCGCAGAAGCCGGGCGTCTCGAGGGGGTCGGTTTTGACGGGGCCGCGACTGACCTTTGACTCTCTTTTGTAGAACCTGGCCTCGGGCTTCCCCCGAGTTACTCTGCTGCACCGTGCTGGGGGCCGTGCCGCCGACAGCCAGAACCTGCAGCGGGTTTTCTTCTGCAAAgtaacagagagaaagagagagagagatgttggcCCTCCCTGGGTCACTggaagtcagctgcaactcaaTGGCCTTTTCCTCCACCACGAGGAAATGGAAGAGCTCGATGTTACTTCAGACGATGTCATAgcatcctagagttggaagggaccaccaggggtcatctagtccaaccccctgcacaatgcaggaaattccaaaccacCTTCTCCCCACActcccagaacatggccaaggtgccctccctctcatgatctttgGTTTGAGAGTTAAGGAGCTGGCAAGAAGCCTTGCATAGAGTCAGTCTGGgaccagctggggttgccaacgcCGGCTTGGGAAATGGGTGGAGATtcgggggtggagctgggggtgggcagggctgggggaggggagggacctcagccccAGAGTcccgtggtgtagcggttaagagcggtggtttggagtggtggactctgatctggagaaccggg
This window contains:
- the CHST12 gene encoding carbohydrate sulfotransferase 12, translating into MTKARLFRLSVVVGSVFMILLIIVYWDNVGTAHFYLHTSFSRHHGVLPTVVKDDGRGSLSDVDEFLEKLLTSELRDRVNRKTEQPPLQASSRPVVNNLEENVRGYDWSTRDARTMLDQEKIQAERRKTLREFCANSSFAFPTKYRSFEDIPNYELNHLIVDDRHGVIYCYVPKVACTNWKRVMIVLSESLMDQGVPYVDPLDIPREHVHNSSTHFTFNKFWRRYGKFSRHLMKIKLKKYTKFLFVRDPFVRLISAFRSKFELENEEFYRRFAIPMLKLYSNHTSVPTSVGEAFEAGLKVSFSDFIQYLLDPRTEKLAPFNEHWRQVYRLCHPCQMEYDFIGKLETLDEDAAHLLQLLKVDRLLRFPPSYRNRTASSWQEDWFAKIPVAWRQQLYKLYEADFVLFGYPKPEHLLKT